One genomic region from Streptomyces sp. NBC_01304 encodes:
- a CDS encoding Ada metal-binding domain-containing protein, whose product MTPARPTSGEPQRVYTLLGPDGQPYRSRVPGALGGHRRGRLYGRLNCPSALRALARGHYVGQRVFFADEQTALAAGFRPCAVCLPKRYARWKAGREGFGSYQP is encoded by the coding sequence ATGACCCCCGCCCGCCCCACTTCCGGCGAGCCGCAGCGCGTCTACACCCTGCTCGGCCCGGACGGACAGCCCTACCGGAGCCGGGTCCCGGGCGCTCTCGGAGGGCACCGCCGCGGACGGCTGTACGGGCGGCTGAACTGTCCGTCCGCGCTGCGCGCCCTCGCCCGTGGCCACTACGTCGGGCAGCGGGTGTTCTTCGCCGACGAGCAGACCGCGCTCGCGGCCGGTTTCCGGCCGTGCGCCGTGTGCCTGCCCAAGAGGTACGCCCGCTGGAAGGCGGGCCGCGAAGGGTTCGGTTCGTATCAGCCTTAG
- a CDS encoding DUF1707 SHOCT-like domain-containing protein: MSGEVSPPEKQPSAGSPPELRASHADRDHVVDVLSVAAGDGLLTAAELDERVEAALSARTVRELSTLTADLPPVSGSAGEAVAEVKDVVRIELTHSGPVTRAGRWVVPRRLELATAWCAVTLDFTQAVITQDTLRIDMAMYGKTLTLITKPGIVVDHDALNLVHGRLKVHQAPGLPTPITLRVELVGHTTHGRVVVRGPRRTFGQWLLRKPKSPPA; the protein is encoded by the coding sequence ATGTCGGGAGAGGTCTCGCCCCCCGAGAAGCAGCCGAGTGCCGGCTCGCCCCCCGAGCTGCGGGCCTCCCACGCGGACCGGGACCACGTGGTGGACGTGCTGAGCGTCGCGGCGGGGGACGGGCTGCTGACCGCCGCCGAGTTGGACGAGCGGGTGGAGGCGGCCCTGTCGGCGCGTACCGTCCGCGAGTTGAGCACGCTCACCGCCGACCTGCCGCCGGTGTCCGGGTCGGCCGGCGAGGCCGTCGCGGAGGTCAAGGACGTGGTCCGGATCGAGCTGACGCACAGCGGTCCGGTCACGCGTGCGGGGCGCTGGGTGGTGCCGCGCCGGCTGGAGCTGGCGACGGCGTGGTGCGCGGTCACGCTCGACTTCACGCAGGCGGTGATCACGCAGGACACGTTGCGCATCGACATGGCCATGTACGGCAAGACCCTGACGCTGATCACCAAGCCGGGCATCGTGGTCGACCACGATGCCCTGAACCTCGTGCACGGCAGGCTCAAGGTCCATCAGGCTCCGGGTCTCCCCACGCCGATCACGCTGCGCGTGGAGCTGGTCGGACACACGACCCACGGCCGTGTCGTGGTGCGAGGGCCTCGGCGCACGTTCGGCCAGTGGCTGCTGCGCAAGCCCAAGTCCCCGCCCGCCTAA
- a CDS encoding histone deacetylase: MSTPRRPSTGRAGPGPGGEVWYVSYGSNMHARRLYAYLAGGRPAGASRSCPGCRDPRPPARSVPVELPGTLYFAQESRVWTGGRAFYDPAGKGRVRCRAHLLTLGQFSDIAAQEMYEEPGADLDLSAVLEHGRDQRGEGRYETLVHPGDLDGLPLLTFTAPWAVTDVVCTKPSARYLHHLAEGLLEAGAWSRRSIAEYLASCPGALGQWSVEDIASLIST; encoded by the coding sequence TTGAGCACACCACGCCGGCCAAGTACCGGACGCGCCGGACCGGGCCCGGGCGGCGAGGTCTGGTACGTGTCGTACGGCTCCAACATGCATGCGCGACGCCTGTACGCCTACCTCGCCGGAGGCCGGCCCGCAGGAGCCTCCCGGAGCTGCCCGGGCTGCCGGGACCCCCGCCCGCCTGCGCGCTCGGTCCCGGTCGAGCTGCCGGGCACGCTCTACTTCGCCCAGGAGTCGCGCGTATGGACGGGAGGCAGAGCGTTCTACGACCCGGCCGGGAAGGGCCGGGTCCGCTGCCGGGCCCATCTGCTCACCCTGGGGCAGTTCTCCGACATCGCGGCTCAGGAGATGTACGAGGAGCCGGGTGCCGATCTCGATCTCTCGGCCGTGCTCGAACACGGCCGGGACCAACGGGGCGAGGGCCGCTACGAAACCCTCGTCCACCCGGGCGACTTGGACGGCCTGCCCCTGCTGACGTTCACCGCTCCGTGGGCCGTCACAGACGTCGTGTGCACCAAGCCGTCCGCGAGGTACCTGCACCACCTGGCCGAAGGTCTCCTGGAGGCCGGTGCGTGGAGCAGGCGCAGCATTGCCGAGTATCTGGCCTCCTGTCCGGGCGCCTTGGGGCAGTGGAGCGTGGAGGACATCGCCTCGCTCATCTCGACGTAG
- a CDS encoding DUF3291 domain-containing protein has protein sequence MTESAHAAHHLAELNVVTIRHPFEDPRMAPFVEMLNPVNAEADGAPGFVWRLVEEGADDAIGLRPAGEDVAVNLSVWETQEALWDFTYRSGHLEVMRRRREWFQRHVEAHLVLWWVPAGHIPTIDEALERLADLRAHGPSPRAFTFASSYTAAEAAEHLQTVSPT, from the coding sequence ATGACCGAATCCGCGCATGCCGCCCACCACCTCGCCGAGCTCAACGTCGTCACGATCCGACACCCCTTCGAAGACCCGCGCATGGCGCCGTTCGTCGAAATGCTCAACCCGGTCAACGCCGAGGCCGACGGTGCGCCCGGCTTCGTGTGGCGGCTCGTGGAGGAGGGGGCGGACGACGCCATCGGCCTGCGCCCGGCGGGCGAGGACGTCGCCGTGAACCTGTCGGTGTGGGAGACCCAGGAGGCCCTGTGGGACTTCACCTACCGCAGCGGGCACTTGGAGGTGATGCGGCGGCGCCGCGAATGGTTCCAGCGACACGTCGAGGCGCACCTGGTGCTCTGGTGGGTCCCGGCCGGCCACATCCCGACCATCGACGAGGCCCTGGAGCGGCTGGCGGACCTGCGGGCGCACGGTCCTTCGCCGCGCGCGTTCACCTTCGCCTCCTCCTACACCGCGGCCGAGGCGGCCGAGCACCTTCAGACCGTGTCGCCGACGTAG
- a CDS encoding helix-turn-helix transcriptional regulator gives MNDIDVIAVLQDPVRRRLYEYVAAQGREVGRNEAAEATGVARTLAAHHLDKLAAAGLLESGSRRLTGRSGPGAGRPAKVYTRARTERSVSLPARDYRTAAELLAEAAEQAGLDAGLCAAARRRGESERGSAAPCGGLEEAMELLAARGYEPHLEDVEGAGAEGADGASVESARVVRMRNCPFHAVAERFPPLVCGMNLALLEGLLGADGPVRARMDARPGECCVVLENSKNNDD, from the coding sequence GTGAACGACATCGATGTGATCGCGGTGCTGCAGGATCCGGTGCGGCGCCGACTGTACGAGTACGTGGCGGCCCAGGGCCGTGAGGTCGGCCGCAACGAAGCCGCCGAGGCGACCGGGGTGGCGCGCACCCTTGCCGCGCACCATCTGGACAAGTTGGCGGCGGCCGGGCTGCTGGAGAGCGGCAGTCGCCGCCTGACCGGCCGGTCGGGGCCGGGGGCGGGCCGCCCGGCCAAGGTGTACACGCGGGCGCGCACCGAACGGTCGGTGTCGCTGCCCGCCCGCGACTACCGCACCGCGGCCGAGCTGCTGGCAGAAGCTGCCGAGCAGGCGGGCCTCGACGCCGGGCTCTGTGCGGCCGCGCGCCGCCGGGGTGAGTCCGAGCGCGGCTCGGCGGCGCCCTGCGGCGGCCTCGAAGAGGCCATGGAACTGCTGGCCGCCCGCGGCTACGAACCGCATCTGGAAGACGTGGAGGGGGCGGGCGCCGAGGGTGCCGACGGCGCGAGCGTGGAGTCGGCGCGCGTCGTCCGCATGCGCAACTGCCCCTTCCATGCCGTCGCCGAGCGCTTCCCGCCGCTGGTCTGCGGCATGAATCTCGCGCTGCTGGAGGGACTGCTCGGTGCGGACGGTCCGGTCCGCGCGCGCATGGACGCCCGGCCGGGGGAGTGCTGCGTGGTGCTCGAGAATTCTAAAAACAACGATGATTGA